The proteins below are encoded in one region of Syntrophotalea carbinolica DSM 2380:
- a CDS encoding M23 family metallopeptidase: MLRDRQPPRRFEKSKNLYTLLCLATGLAVGCFFLGLWFGKTSAPPEKPVLAAPAEPPAPVIDRKVTKSTVQPGDTVTSLLGDIFTPRQIYLLNQSSQSVFPLSRLCAGQNYELCLLDGRFESFVYDIDREEQLVVKPEGDGFAVSKIPIEYAVKTELVTGTINSSLFEAVVASGEKEALAINLADIFAWDIDFIRDIQVGDSFEALVEKRYREGNEAGYGRILAARFTNQGQAYNAYLFQDGDQAPAYYDEKGRSVRKAFLKAPLSFSRISSGFNMRRLHPITKKVRPHPAIDYAAPTGTPIKTVADGTVTFAAYKRYNGNCVKVRHPGGWVTMYNHMSRFGRGIKKGVKVRQGQFIGYVGTTGRSTGPHLDFRMYKNGVAVNPLKVKSPPSAPVSSQRLASFKLVVNRLASRLDGIDAIQTAQLEVGNQLTSEDTNTLAN, encoded by the coding sequence ATGCTGCGAGACAGACAACCGCCCCGGCGTTTCGAAAAATCGAAAAATCTTTACACCTTGCTTTGTTTGGCGACAGGACTGGCCGTGGGGTGCTTTTTTCTCGGGCTGTGGTTCGGAAAAACCTCCGCCCCTCCGGAAAAGCCGGTCCTGGCCGCACCGGCGGAGCCCCCGGCCCCGGTCATCGACAGAAAAGTGACCAAAAGCACCGTCCAGCCAGGGGATACCGTCACGTCGCTGCTTGGAGACATTTTCACCCCGCGGCAGATTTACCTTCTCAATCAGTCGTCCCAGTCGGTGTTTCCCCTTTCCCGGCTGTGCGCCGGGCAAAACTACGAGCTGTGCCTGCTCGACGGCAGGTTCGAAAGCTTCGTGTACGATATTGACCGCGAAGAGCAACTTGTCGTGAAACCGGAAGGCGACGGATTCGCCGTCAGCAAAATCCCCATCGAATATGCGGTCAAAACCGAACTGGTGACCGGCACCATCAACTCCAGCCTGTTTGAAGCCGTGGTCGCAAGCGGCGAAAAAGAGGCACTGGCCATTAACCTGGCCGATATCTTTGCCTGGGATATCGATTTCATCCGCGACATTCAGGTTGGCGACTCTTTCGAAGCCCTGGTGGAAAAACGCTATAGGGAAGGAAACGAGGCCGGCTATGGGCGCATCCTGGCGGCCCGATTTACCAATCAGGGACAGGCATATAATGCCTACCTGTTCCAGGATGGAGACCAGGCCCCGGCCTACTACGATGAAAAAGGCCGCAGCGTACGCAAGGCTTTTTTGAAAGCGCCGTTGTCCTTTTCACGGATCTCTTCCGGCTTCAATATGCGGCGCTTGCACCCCATCACGAAAAAAGTGCGACCACACCCCGCCATCGATTACGCCGCACCGACCGGCACCCCGATCAAGACGGTTGCCGACGGCACGGTTACCTTTGCGGCGTATAAGCGTTACAACGGTAACTGTGTCAAGGTTCGCCACCCCGGCGGGTGGGTCACCATGTACAATCATATGAGCCGTTTCGGGCGCGGCATTAAAAAAGGCGTCAAGGTCCGTCAGGGACAGTTCATCGGCTATGTCGGAACCACGGGGCGTTCAACCGGCCCGCATCTCGATTTTCGTATGTATAAAAATGGCGTGGCCGTCAATCCCCTTAAAGTCAAATCGCCGCCATCGGCGCCTGTTTCCTCGCAGCGACTGGCGTCTTTCAAGCTGGTGGTGAATCGACTTGCATCCCGCCTGGACGGCATAGACGCTATCCAGACAGCCCAGCTTGAGGTCGGCAATCAGCTGACCTCTGAGGACACGAACACCCTCGCCAATTAA
- a CDS encoding ACP phosphodiesterase has translation MNHLLHLYLVDPHPECRLGALFGDYVKGPLDQRLPDGIRHGIMHHRRLDSFAETSVVFRRSRKRLNPALRHCRGILVDMAYDHFLAQNWETYHHQPLEDFATSIYRLLQHHQSTLPKRLQASLPRMLAANWLVALRHIEHIDSVLHRLASRLSRPNLLATGKAEILRNRHGLEADFTAFMVECRHRFQSPPSRHLMQSR, from the coding sequence TTGAACCATCTGCTGCATCTTTATCTGGTCGATCCGCATCCGGAGTGTCGCCTGGGGGCGTTATTCGGGGATTATGTCAAGGGGCCACTCGATCAACGGCTGCCCGACGGCATACGCCATGGCATCATGCACCACCGGCGACTCGACAGCTTTGCCGAAACCTCGGTGGTGTTTCGTCGCAGTCGAAAACGTCTGAATCCGGCCTTGCGGCACTGCCGCGGGATTTTGGTCGACATGGCTTACGACCATTTCCTGGCGCAAAACTGGGAAACCTACCACCATCAACCTCTGGAGGACTTCGCCACCTCCATTTACCGTCTCCTTCAGCATCACCAAAGCACCCTTCCCAAAAGGCTGCAAGCGAGTCTGCCACGCATGCTGGCAGCCAACTGGCTTGTTGCCCTGCGCCACATCGAGCATATCGACAGCGTTCTGCATCGGCTGGCATCGCGCCTCAGCCGTCCGAACCTGCTGGCCACCGGCAAGGCGGAAATCCTGCGAAACCGTCATGGCCTTGAAGCGGACTTTACCGCCTTTATGGTGGAATGCCGCCACCGGTTTCAGAGCCCTCCATCCCGGCATCTCATGCAATCCCGATAA
- a CDS encoding FIST signal transduction protein, with the protein MAGKIRQMIDSIIAQTATNNPVLERVIKTKMILKGINPAKFTAESDDDPAIIAKLENMKQAFTGTGGKNTPAARQRSGAGKIKTAFSSKTTTADCVREIQSQIADLDPSAVIFFASTVHAPEAISRQMQDAFPKAQVFGCSSAGEITSGAMLNDSVVAMAFSAEMAPDLKLEVIRNLGQRHGIEQAFGNFEKHFGQPVAAMDPTRYVGLLLIDGLAGVEEKVTETLGDLTNVPFIGGSAGDDLQFTGTYVYANGNCYRNAALLALLKPGVRFSFIKTQSFRLLGKTLKVTRANEANREVIAFNGKPAAQAYAEAIGVPTPEVSRRFMRNPIGLIVDGEPYVRSPQRLKGDTMAFYCSVKEGMKLSLLESTDMLSDTRDAISRAEKTMGRISGILDFDCILRTLDLRQKNLSTEYGRIFTDIPTVGFSTYGEQYIGHINQTATMLVFG; encoded by the coding sequence ATGGCAGGGAAAATACGGCAGATGATCGACAGCATCATCGCCCAGACGGCAACGAACAATCCCGTACTGGAACGTGTAATCAAAACCAAGATGATTCTCAAAGGAATCAACCCGGCTAAATTCACCGCCGAGTCGGATGACGACCCCGCCATTATCGCCAAACTTGAAAACATGAAGCAGGCATTCACAGGCACCGGCGGCAAAAACACCCCCGCAGCACGGCAACGCTCCGGCGCGGGAAAAATCAAGACAGCCTTCTCCAGCAAAACCACAACGGCCGATTGCGTCAGGGAAATCCAAAGCCAGATCGCAGACCTGGATCCGTCCGCTGTCATTTTTTTCGCGTCCACCGTCCATGCTCCCGAGGCCATAAGCCGCCAGATGCAGGACGCCTTTCCCAAGGCGCAGGTTTTCGGGTGTTCTTCGGCGGGGGAAATCACCAGCGGAGCCATGCTCAACGACTCTGTCGTCGCCATGGCTTTTTCTGCCGAGATGGCACCGGATCTTAAACTCGAGGTTATCCGGAACCTCGGGCAACGCCACGGCATCGAACAGGCATTCGGGAATTTTGAAAAACACTTCGGGCAACCGGTGGCCGCCATGGATCCGACCCGCTATGTGGGCCTGCTGTTGATCGATGGCCTGGCCGGGGTGGAAGAGAAGGTGACGGAAACCCTCGGCGATTTGACCAACGTGCCTTTTATCGGAGGATCCGCCGGGGACGATCTGCAGTTCACCGGCACCTATGTTTATGCCAACGGCAACTGTTACCGGAATGCCGCCCTGCTTGCCCTGCTGAAACCGGGGGTTCGTTTTTCGTTCATAAAAACGCAAAGCTTCCGCCTTCTGGGCAAAACCCTCAAGGTCACCCGGGCCAACGAAGCCAACCGGGAAGTCATTGCGTTTAACGGCAAACCCGCAGCCCAGGCCTATGCCGAAGCCATCGGGGTGCCGACCCCAGAAGTCAGCCGCCGGTTTATGCGCAACCCCATCGGCCTTATTGTCGACGGCGAGCCTTATGTCCGCAGCCCGCAAAGGCTGAAGGGCGACACCATGGCGTTTTACTGCAGCGTCAAAGAGGGCATGAAGCTCTCCCTCCTGGAGTCAACCGACATGCTTAGCGACACTCGTGACGCCATTTCCCGGGCCGAGAAAACAATGGGGCGCATATCCGGGATACTCGATTTCGACTGCATTTTGCGAACACTCGACCTGCGGCAGAAAAACCTTTCCACCGAATACGGCAGGATTTTTACCGATATTCCAACCGTCGGATTCAGTACCTATGGCGAACAGTACATAGGGCATATCAATCAAACAGCAACCATGCTGGTCTTCGGCTGA
- a CDS encoding DUF4388 domain-containing protein, which translates to MTGFNSSTLTGPPKDNGLHGSLSLTTITDLLQFLAASAKSGAIRIIREPENDEGMIYFAKGEILSARTGETTGLHSFATMMNWEKGTFYFLPGIAPLETSIGLPVQHAILEAIVLLENKANSFSPITEQEIEEGSTHMEQEPRESTEVMNNLLEISGIDAVVVVGRDGFVIESTGSSARINIDELGASLAHAINGIEEMGTELNINCFQDMFIEYGSAVIMCKPVGDAIAAVVTPDASKLGIIRHKTKKLFQELGLSF; encoded by the coding sequence ATGACCGGTTTCAACAGCTCCACCCTGACAGGACCTCCGAAGGATAACGGTCTGCACGGCAGTCTGTCCCTGACCACCATTACGGATCTTTTGCAGTTTCTGGCCGCCAGTGCCAAAAGCGGCGCCATCAGAATCATACGCGAACCGGAAAATGACGAGGGCATGATTTATTTCGCCAAAGGAGAGATCCTTTCCGCCCGGACCGGCGAAACGACGGGCCTCCACAGTTTCGCCACCATGATGAACTGGGAAAAGGGAACTTTCTATTTTCTGCCCGGCATCGCCCCCCTGGAAACATCCATCGGCTTGCCCGTTCAGCATGCCATCCTTGAAGCCATTGTCCTGCTGGAAAACAAGGCGAACAGTTTCTCACCCATCACCGAGCAAGAGATTGAAGAAGGGAGCACGCATATGGAACAGGAACCGAGAGAGTCTACCGAGGTCATGAATAATCTGCTGGAGATCTCCGGCATCGATGCCGTGGTGGTCGTCGGTCGTGACGGTTTTGTCATTGAATCCACCGGCAGCAGCGCACGCATCAATATCGACGAACTCGGTGCATCTCTGGCCCACGCCATCAACGGCATTGAGGAAATGGGTACGGAATTGAACATCAACTGTTTCCAGGACATGTTCATCGAGTACGGCAGCGCCGTCATCATGTGCAAACCGGTAGGCGATGCCATCGCCGCCGTCGTTACCCCCGATGCATCCAAGTTGGGCATCATCCGCCACAAGACCAAAAAGTTATTCCAGGAGCTTGGCCTGTCATTCTAG
- a CDS encoding 4-vinyl reductase: MLNLDFTLDEKTYRHYLNGHPVVMHSHHYLALITKLAEDLGDVRGPQILAETVEDSMRAIFDDYFQKNAISSTQDRAAVCTRYFSAFGLGKMSIKGDEQNGEARLIHSHIDEGWLRKWGNHDKPVNHFTRGYVAAAFAALFNRPARSYVVTETASMVTGEEQSVFVVKAA, encoded by the coding sequence ATGCTTAACCTCGATTTTACCCTCGATGAAAAAACCTACCGCCACTACCTCAACGGACACCCGGTGGTCATGCACTCGCATCACTACCTGGCGCTTATAACCAAGCTGGCGGAAGATCTCGGCGATGTTCGCGGGCCCCAGATCCTGGCCGAAACGGTTGAAGACAGCATGCGCGCCATTTTTGACGATTATTTTCAGAAAAACGCCATCAGCTCCACCCAGGACAGGGCGGCTGTATGCACCCGGTACTTTTCAGCTTTCGGCTTGGGAAAAATGAGTATCAAGGGTGACGAACAAAACGGCGAAGCCCGTTTGATCCACTCCCATATCGATGAAGGCTGGCTGAGAAAATGGGGCAACCACGACAAGCCCGTCAATCATTTTACCCGCGGTTATGTAGCCGCCGCTTTTGCCGCGCTTTTCAATCGCCCCGCCAGAAGTTACGTCGTCACTGAAACCGCCAGCATGGTCACAGGCGAAGAACAAAGCGTCTTCGTCGTCAAAGCGGCCTGA
- a CDS encoding ParA family protein, with product MANIISIISSKGGAGKTTIALNLAVALAETGDSTLLIDVDPLGAVGFSLARNDTEWRGLAEHIVDETPLDEVIIQTKLPQLSILARGCLDPLDIDIYENVLRCSDALKDIVSAVENQFRHIIIDTPSGLGSVTRAALSVSTHTLLPLQAEPLALRSISQALHVIQHVKENENQDLELLGILAIMVQLNKDVSFTIMNAAWSSLHGVLETYIPRAEVFHVASEKGLPVAFLPGRYPPEAKRFEMLASEIKTLIQDMGGDMGVEDERPQRELI from the coding sequence ATGGCGAATATTATTTCGATTATCAGCTCCAAAGGCGGGGCGGGAAAAACCACCATTGCCCTGAATCTCGCAGTGGCCCTGGCTGAAACAGGAGATTCGACCCTGCTCATCGATGTTGACCCCCTCGGGGCGGTGGGGTTTTCATTGGCCCGTAACGACACGGAATGGCGAGGCCTGGCGGAACATATCGTGGACGAGACGCCCCTGGATGAAGTCATCATACAAACCAAACTCCCACAGCTCTCCATCCTGGCACGGGGGTGTCTGGATCCTTTGGACATAGACATTTACGAAAATGTCCTGCGCTGTTCGGATGCCTTGAAGGACATCGTATCGGCAGTCGAGAATCAATTCCGCCACATCATCATCGACACCCCCTCGGGCCTCGGTTCCGTCACGCGCGCGGCCCTGTCTGTCAGTACCCACACCCTGCTCCCGCTACAGGCCGAGCCCTTGGCGCTGCGCTCCATTTCGCAAGCATTGCATGTCATCCAGCATGTCAAGGAAAATGAAAACCAGGATCTGGAGTTACTCGGGATTCTGGCCATCATGGTGCAGTTGAACAAGGATGTTTCCTTCACCATAATGAATGCCGCCTGGTCGTCCCTGCATGGCGTGCTGGAAACATACATCCCGCGTGCGGAAGTATTCCATGTAGCCAGTGAAAAAGGGCTGCCGGTAGCGTTCCTGCCCGGCAGATACCCCCCGGAAGCCAAACGCTTCGAAATGTTGGCCAGCGAAATCAAAACCCTCATCCAGGATATGGGTGGCGACATGGGAGTCGAAGATGAAAGGCCGCAACGTGAACTCATATAA
- a CDS encoding YigZ family protein, with protein sequence MTIPATFLIPTETIAVEQEVKRSRFTAVVGRAKGREEAHRFIAEAKTRWPGAQHYCWGFVAGDPAATMDLGMSDDGEPQGTAGRPILNILRHSGIGEVVAVVVRYFGGIHLGTGGLVRAYSGVVQKALEQVPLEAFVPSQTVQLLVPFADEDAVRRLVADKGFTLADIRYAQTVEMFVNLPSCRVSDFCTWVQDRCRGRIRIKATSQSDAAADHPDSIP encoded by the coding sequence ATGACGATCCCAGCAACCTTTTTGATACCGACCGAAACCATCGCCGTCGAACAGGAAGTCAAGCGCAGTCGATTCACCGCTGTTGTCGGGCGTGCCAAGGGGCGTGAAGAAGCCCACCGCTTCATCGCCGAGGCAAAAACCCGCTGGCCCGGCGCGCAACACTATTGCTGGGGGTTTGTGGCCGGCGACCCGGCTGCGACCATGGATCTCGGCATGAGCGATGACGGCGAACCGCAGGGCACGGCGGGCCGGCCGATTCTCAATATACTGCGCCACAGCGGCATCGGGGAGGTGGTGGCCGTGGTCGTGCGCTATTTCGGCGGCATTCATCTTGGCACCGGAGGACTGGTGCGCGCCTATTCGGGAGTGGTTCAAAAAGCCCTGGAACAGGTACCGCTGGAGGCATTCGTACCGTCGCAGACGGTGCAGCTGCTGGTACCCTTCGCCGATGAAGATGCCGTAAGGCGTCTGGTGGCCGACAAGGGGTTTACTCTGGCGGATATCCGTTATGCTCAAACCGTGGAGATGTTCGTGAATTTACCCAGCTGCCGCGTATCCGATTTTTGCACCTGGGTACAGGATCGCTGTCGGGGACGTATCCGAATCAAAGCTACCTCGCAGTCAGACGCAGCTGCGGATCATCCGGATTCAATTCCATAA
- a CDS encoding sulfite exporter TauE/SafE family protein — MTLHFFLLALLGILVGVGASFSGLGGGFLMIPLLLFLGFSAQKAVGTSFLAILVISASALLAHNKLANVDYRVGLLLGVGGIIGAQLGARVLEHVSTASFKRVFACILLGLAGYLFFQK, encoded by the coding sequence ATGACATTGCACTTTTTTTTATTGGCACTGCTGGGCATCCTGGTCGGAGTCGGGGCTTCCTTCAGCGGCCTGGGCGGCGGCTTTTTGATGATTCCGCTGCTGCTGTTTCTGGGTTTTTCGGCGCAAAAAGCGGTGGGAACGTCCTTCCTTGCGATCCTGGTTATTTCCGCATCGGCATTGCTCGCCCACAACAAACTGGCCAATGTCGATTACCGGGTCGGCCTGCTGCTCGGCGTCGGCGGCATCATCGGCGCACAGCTGGGGGCACGTGTCCTGGAACATGTATCGACGGCCAGCTTCAAGCGCGTCTTTGCCTGCATCCTGCTCGGTCTGGCCGGTTATCTGTTCTTTCAGAAATAA
- a CDS encoding metallophosphoesterase, translated as MVWFLLTFLCLYGAMHTLVYWGLVPLLAGNRNVINAGRAWMALMLVAPIMVRLLDRHGFPALARYMAWTGYSWMGLLFIAFSMLLPVFCWELLIHAWQRRYPALARFSLRGPVCAGIILVVTLGVGMYGFYEAAYLRVERIILICNKLPSGTPPLRVAQISDLHLGLMHRDKALTPVIAILQRLQPDLLVVTGDMVDAQMDHLNGLSDMWRSIDPPLGKYAVLGNHEVYAGVQQSLDFLQRSGFTLLRNTSVPIGRWLLLAGVDDPALASPPASPLLAGGPTERFSILLKHRPVINVAATGLFDLQLSGHAHRGQIFPFNLLTHLAYPMQNGLYRLPAGNILYASRGTGSWGPPMRIGAPPEITLFELVAPSPKP; from the coding sequence ATGGTTTGGTTTTTGCTGACATTCCTGTGCCTGTACGGTGCCATGCACACCCTGGTCTACTGGGGGCTAGTGCCGTTGCTGGCCGGCAACCGCAACGTGATCAATGCCGGCCGGGCATGGATGGCCCTGATGCTGGTAGCCCCGATCATGGTTCGGCTGCTCGATCGCCACGGCTTCCCTGCTCTGGCCCGCTACATGGCCTGGACCGGTTACAGCTGGATGGGACTACTGTTTATCGCCTTCAGCATGCTGCTGCCGGTTTTTTGCTGGGAGTTGCTGATACACGCCTGGCAACGTCGGTATCCCGCCCTTGCGCGTTTTTCCCTGCGCGGTCCGGTTTGCGCGGGCATCATTCTGGTCGTCACCCTGGGCGTGGGAATGTATGGATTTTACGAAGCAGCGTATCTTCGCGTTGAACGTATTATCCTGATCTGCAACAAACTCCCGTCCGGCACGCCACCGCTACGGGTGGCCCAAATTTCGGATCTGCATCTGGGCCTTATGCATCGGGATAAAGCCCTGACGCCGGTCATCGCCATTTTGCAGCGTCTGCAACCGGATCTGCTGGTGGTCACCGGCGACATGGTCGATGCGCAGATGGATCACCTCAACGGTCTGAGCGATATGTGGCGTAGCATCGATCCGCCGCTGGGTAAATATGCCGTACTTGGCAACCACGAGGTCTATGCCGGCGTACAGCAGTCCCTCGACTTTCTCCAGCGCAGCGGCTTTACCCTGCTGCGTAACACCAGCGTCCCGATAGGCCGGTGGCTGCTGCTGGCCGGTGTTGACGACCCGGCCCTCGCCTCGCCACCCGCATCCCCCCTGCTCGCGGGAGGCCCCACAGAACGTTTCAGCATACTGCTCAAACATCGACCCGTTATCAACGTGGCGGCCACCGGGTTATTCGACCTGCAGCTGTCCGGCCATGCCCACCGCGGCCAGATTTTCCCCTTCAACCTGCTGACGCACCTTGCCTACCCCATGCAGAACGGTCTTTACCGACTGCCGGCCGGCAACATCCTTTATGCCAGTCGCGGAACCGGCAGTTGGGGCCCCCCCATGCGTATCGGCGCGCCGCCGGAAATCACCTTGTTCGAGCTTGTCGCGCCAAGTCCGAAACCATGA
- a CDS encoding lytic transglycosylase domain-containing protein yields the protein MSIKIESIGLPPAARTVSDKKNSTDFEGRLRQVLAEQSPQAAAARQAQLKMHMCQLELARSLFEETDGAELDAMPGTIPIGGQDSLDGLTDRRIFDSPPTHGRALTGSSSPVTAAPRVQSPAMEQIIQQAAASHDMDPELIRSVIRTESAFDPKAKSPAGAQGLMQLMPDTAAELGVTDPFDPEQNVMAGTRYLRQLLDRYDGDLDHALAAYNWGMGNVDRHGLERLPEETRNYLARVRQS from the coding sequence ATGAGTATCAAAATTGAGTCCATCGGTTTGCCGCCCGCTGCCCGCACTGTCAGCGACAAAAAAAACTCGACCGACTTCGAGGGTCGGTTGCGACAGGTTCTGGCCGAGCAGAGCCCTCAGGCCGCGGCGGCCCGCCAGGCCCAGCTTAAAATGCATATGTGCCAACTGGAGCTGGCCCGCAGCCTGTTTGAAGAAACGGACGGTGCGGAGCTGGACGCCATGCCGGGAACCATCCCCATCGGCGGACAAGACAGCCTGGACGGCCTGACGGACAGGCGGATTTTTGACAGTCCGCCAACACATGGCAGAGCGTTGACAGGGTCAAGCTCACCGGTAACGGCAGCACCACGAGTCCAATCGCCTGCCATGGAACAGATCATCCAGCAGGCAGCTGCCAGTCACGACATGGATCCCGAACTGATCCGCTCGGTGATTCGCACCGAAAGCGCCTTCGACCCAAAGGCGAAGTCACCGGCCGGTGCCCAGGGGCTGATGCAACTGATGCCCGACACCGCCGCCGAACTGGGCGTCACCGACCCCTTCGACCCGGAACAGAACGTCATGGCCGGTACCCGTTACCTGCGGCAGCTGCTCGACCGTTACGATGGCGACCTCGACCATGCCCTGGCTGCCTACAACTGGGGCATGGGCAATGTCGACCGCCACGGCCTTGAGCGTCTGCCCGAAGAAACCCGCAACTATTTGGCTCGAGTCCGCCAGTCCTGA
- a CDS encoding B12-binding domain-containing radical SAM protein, whose product MNLTLVSMHIEPSARAVPLATAMLAANLGQAFAGRLQTRLADFYLGQDRAECVAEILRQDPDVVGLSVYVWNREALLALATELKARRPQLVLFAGGAEVTAAPSGIEQHPAIDFVLPGEGEEIVVAALRLLQEGCLPAQVGEQLNPSPVTDLATLPSPFLTGLLPPERYPGLLWELSRGCPFRCDFCFESRGSDKVRRFPPERLRAELESFAAAGVRQLFVLDPTFNYHQPQAKQMLRMMAELAPEIHYTIEVRAEFIDEEMAGLFADINCALQIGLQSADPAVLARVHRQFDAEDFTERILLLHEAGVIYGFDLIYGLPGDTLQGFIDSLDFALGLRPNHLDIFPLAVLPGTRLAETANGFGLQYRHQAPYTLLSSPHFSADDMESAAGIARACDLFYNQGRAVPWFDLMLDNLEITPGQFFTSLAGLLPEHDPAGVALIDWQQQVLAGKFRSQDKMVAAALAADVVAWFGYSSALMCGELGQDPGPKEAGRLYLNPDSCFVSFERNPEALLEKLEMGVTDLEVVAMLVAEEPCEGLLYVHQGSVALGIFSPQELSWLKSLQDCGGVRPSDKELAGFCDAALAEGLIVMG is encoded by the coding sequence ATGAATCTCACCCTTGTTTCCATGCATATTGAACCCTCGGCGCGGGCCGTGCCCTTGGCCACAGCGATGTTGGCGGCCAATCTCGGGCAGGCCTTTGCAGGGCGACTGCAAACGCGGCTGGCCGATTTTTACCTGGGCCAGGACCGCGCCGAATGCGTCGCTGAGATCCTGCGGCAGGATCCCGATGTGGTGGGGCTGTCTGTTTATGTCTGGAACCGGGAGGCGTTGCTGGCGTTGGCGACCGAGCTGAAGGCGCGTCGGCCGCAGTTGGTTCTTTTTGCCGGGGGGGCGGAGGTGACGGCTGCCCCGTCCGGGATTGAGCAACATCCCGCCATCGATTTCGTGCTGCCGGGGGAGGGCGAGGAGATCGTGGTCGCAGCCCTGCGTTTGCTGCAGGAGGGCTGCCTTCCCGCGCAGGTCGGTGAGCAGCTTAATCCCTCTCCGGTAACGGATCTGGCGACCCTGCCCTCTCCCTTCCTCACAGGGCTTCTCCCCCCCGAGCGCTATCCCGGTCTTTTGTGGGAGTTATCCAGAGGCTGTCCGTTCCGCTGTGATTTCTGTTTCGAATCCCGCGGCAGCGACAAAGTACGGCGTTTTCCCCCGGAACGCCTGCGGGCGGAACTGGAGTCCTTCGCGGCCGCTGGCGTCCGGCAGCTGTTCGTGCTCGACCCGACCTTCAATTACCATCAGCCGCAGGCCAAACAGATGCTGCGCATGATGGCGGAGCTGGCCCCGGAAATCCACTATACCATCGAGGTTCGCGCCGAGTTTATCGACGAAGAAATGGCCGGTCTGTTTGCCGACATCAACTGTGCTTTGCAGATCGGTTTGCAAAGCGCCGATCCGGCGGTACTGGCCCGTGTTCACCGGCAGTTCGATGCGGAGGATTTTACCGAACGCATTCTGTTGCTGCATGAAGCCGGGGTGATTTATGGGTTCGACCTGATCTACGGATTGCCCGGCGACACGCTGCAGGGTTTTATTGACAGCCTGGACTTCGCTCTCGGCCTGCGCCCCAACCATCTCGATATCTTTCCCCTGGCGGTGCTGCCCGGTACGCGCCTGGCTGAAACCGCCAACGGTTTCGGACTGCAGTACCGGCACCAGGCCCCTTACACCCTGTTGTCGTCCCCGCATTTCAGTGCCGATGACATGGAGAGCGCGGCGGGGATCGCCCGGGCCTGCGATCTCTTTTACAATCAAGGCCGTGCCGTGCCCTGGTTCGATCTGATGCTGGATAACCTGGAGATTACACCGGGGCAATTCTTTACCAGCCTGGCGGGTCTGCTCCCGGAGCATGATCCTGCCGGTGTGGCACTCATAGACTGGCAACAGCAGGTGCTGGCCGGAAAGTTCCGGTCCCAGGACAAGATGGTGGCTGCGGCTCTTGCCGCCGATGTCGTCGCCTGGTTCGGTTATTCTTCGGCGCTCATGTGCGGCGAGTTGGGACAAGACCCTGGGCCGAAGGAAGCAGGGCGGCTTTATCTGAACCCTGACAGCTGCTTCGTCTCCTTCGAGCGGAATCCCGAGGCCTTGCTGGAAAAACTGGAGATGGGCGTCACCGATCTGGAAGTGGTGGCCATGCTGGTTGCCGAGGAACCTTGCGAAGGGTTGCTGTACGTCCACCAGGGCAGTGTCGCCCTGGGGATTTTTTCTCCACAGGAATTGTCCTGGCTAAAGAGTCTGCAGGATTGTGGCGGCGTGCGTCCATCCGACAAGGAGTTGGCCGGGTTTTGCGATGCGGCCCTGGCCGAAGGTCTTATTGTGATGGGCTGA
- a CDS encoding OsmC family protein: MKGKQTCINGVDIEQLRQNISNIEKDPSLAHCQFRATNRWQGGGHSQTVIHDFHGAGQEITHRHDFRMDADEPPLLLGEDIGANPVEYVLTALSACLTTSLIYLAAAQGITLREVESDLEGDLDIRGFLGLSEEVRNGYEHIRVNFRIKADAPQEKIEELIRLAVQRSPVFDVVSNPIPVSVKGEKVVETAH; the protein is encoded by the coding sequence ATGAAAGGAAAACAGACCTGCATCAATGGTGTAGATATAGAGCAATTGCGGCAGAACATATCCAATATAGAAAAAGACCCTTCTCTTGCCCACTGCCAGTTCAGGGCCACCAATCGATGGCAGGGCGGAGGGCATTCCCAGACGGTTATTCATGATTTTCATGGGGCCGGGCAGGAGATCACCCACCGGCATGATTTTCGGATGGATGCCGATGAACCGCCGTTGCTGCTGGGTGAGGATATCGGCGCCAACCCTGTCGAATATGTGTTGACCGCCTTGTCCGCCTGCTTGACGACATCGCTGATCTATCTTGCCGCAGCTCAAGGCATCACCCTGCGGGAAGTCGAATCGGATCTCGAAGGGGATCTGGATATTCGCGGTTTTTTGGGATTGTCGGAGGAGGTTCGTAACGGTTACGAGCACATCCGTGTGAACTTCCGCATCAAAGCCGATGCCCCCCAGGAGAAAATCGAGGAACTCATCCGTCTGGCCGTGCAGCGTTCGCCGGTATTCGATGTGGTGAGTAATCCGATTCCCGTCAGCGTCAAAGGGGAAAAGGTGGTTGAGACGGCGCACTGA